From the Tripterygium wilfordii isolate XIE 37 chromosome 6, ASM1340144v1, whole genome shotgun sequence genome, one window contains:
- the LOC120000927 gene encoding F-box/kelch-repeat protein At1g23390-like: MMSEEEKRVEEEMQEAPIFGDLLDSIISHVPLIDLLPASQVSHSWKRAVSLSLRRPNNKLKPWLILHAQSTREPLSVNSAYAYDPRSKLWVHIEHQPSIKSNSFSALRSSHSTLLYMLSPSNFSFSLDPLHLSWHQADPPTVWRVDPIVAVVGYYAIVAGGAYEFEDDRLAVEMYDTRSRTWETCESMPETFMYSASSIWVSVAVDSSRMYVLEKIKGIMYWFDPCTKIWHGPCNLRQNDGESVYCCCIGFASGRLILVGIIEEENENSKRLKLWEVYGDSWEKQREITEMPKEMVEKMIADDDFSSASNSSVGVTIMGDLVFVYNNSKPEELFFFEINGTPDAVTVNWVSVENAAVDKIGLIERVVVSCSDVGIPDLRRAASMSVKVDRLQ; encoded by the coding sequence ATGATGTCcgaagaggagaagagagtAGAAGAAGAAATGCAGGAAGCTCCAATATTTGGAGATCTACTGGATTCCATTATCTCGCACGTGCCTCTCATCGATCTTCTTCCCGCCTCTCAAGTGTCACACTCCTGGAAACGCGCCGTTTCCTTATCTCTCCGCCGCCCCAATAACAAACTCAAGCCGTGGCTCATCCTCCACGCGCAGAGCACGAGGGAACCTCTCTCTGTAAATTCTGCCTACGCTTATGATCCACGATCTAAGTTGTGGGTCCACATTGAACACCAGCCGTCGATCAAATCCAACTCCTTCTCAGCCCTCCGATCCTCGCACTCCACTCTCCTCTACATGCTCTCTCCCTCCAACTTCTCCTTCTCCCTAGACCCCCTCCACCTATCCTGGCATCAAGCGGACCCCCCAACTGTCTGGCGGGTCGACCCGATCGTTGCCGTAGTAGGTTACTACGCCATCGTCGCTGGCGGTGCGTACGAGTTCGAGGACGACCGGCTTGCGGTCGAAATGTACGACACCAGGAGCCGCACGTGGGAGACATGTGAGTCCATGCCGGAGACATTCATGTACTCTGCTTCGTCGATTTGGGTATCTGTAGCGGTGGATTCGTCGAGAATGTATGTGTTAGAGAAAATTAAAGGCATAATGTACTGGTTCGATCCTTGTACCAAGATTTGGCACGGACCTTGCAATCTACGACAGAATGATGGTGAGAGCGTGTACTGCTGTTGTATTGGATTCGCGAGTGGTCGATTGATCTTGGTGGGTATTATTGAAGAGGAAAATGAGAATTCCAAAAGATTGAAATTATGGGAGGTGTACGGTGATTCTTgggagaaacagagagaaattACAGAGATGCCAAAGGAGATGGTTGAGAAGATGATTGCAGATGACGATTTCTCTTCTGCTTCGAATTCATCGGTGGGTGTAACGATTATGGGTGATCTGGTGTTCGTTTATAATAATTCGAAGCCTGAAGAGTTGTTCTTCTTCGAAATTAATGGCACCCCAGATGCTGTGACTGTTAATTGGGTGAGCGTAGAGAACGCGGCGGTGGATAAAATTGGATTGATAGAGAGAGTGGTGGTTAGTTGTTCCGATGTGGGTATCCCAGATTTGCGAAGAGCAGCATCCATGTCTGTGAAAGTAGATCGCCTGCAGtag
- the LOC119999364 gene encoding ATP-citrate synthase alpha chain protein 1-like — translation MARKKIREYDSKRLLKEHFKRLAGYELPIKSAQVTESTDFNELTVKEPWLSTGKLVVKPDMLFGKRGKSGLVALNLDLAQVAIFVKERLGKEVEMGGCKGPITTFIVEPFIPHNEEFYLNIVSDRLGCSISFSECGGIEIEENWDKVKTIFVPTGVSLTPEVIAPLVATLPLEIKSEIEEFIKVVFTLFQDIDFTFLEMNPFTLVDGKPYPLDMRGELDDTAAFKNFKKWGNIEFPMPFGRVMSSTESFIHGLDEKTSASLKFTVLNPKGRIWTMVAGGGASVIYADTVGDLGYASELGNYAEYSGAPNEEEVLQYARVVIDCATSDPDGHKRALVIGGGIANFTDVAATFNGIIRALKEKESKLKAARMSIYVRRGGPNYQKGLAKMRALGDEIGIPIEVYGPEATMTGICKQAIECITAAA, via the exons GTTACGGAATCAACGGATTTCAACGAGCTAACAGTGAAAGAACCCTGGCTTTCTACCGGGAAACTTGTGGTGAAGCCTGACATGTTGTTTGGAAAGCGTGGGAAGAGTGGTCTGGTGGCCTTAAATTTGGATCTGGCCCAAGTTGCTATTTTTGTGAAAGAGCGCCTTGGCAAAGAG GTGGAGATGGGTGGATGCAAAGGACCTATAACGACATTCATCGTTGAACCCTTCATCCCACACAATGAAGAGTTCTACCTCAACATTGTCTCAGATCGACTTGGGTGCAGCATCAGCTTCTCAGAGTGTGGAGGAATTGAAATTGAGGAAAACTGGGATAAG GTGAAAACAATATTTGTCCCAACAGGGGTGTCGCTAACACCAGAAGTAATTGCTCCCCTTGTTGCAACCCTTCCCTTAGAG ATCAAAAGTGAAATTGAGGAGTTCATCAAAGTGGTTTTTACTCTGTTTCAAG ACATTGACTTCACTTTCCTTGAGATGAATCCTTTCACTTTGGTTGACGGAAAACCTTATCCTCTGGATATGAGAGGCGAGCTGGATGACACTGCTGCTTTCAAGAACTTCAAGAA GTGGGGCAACATTGAATTCCCAATGCCATTTGGAAGAGTTATGAGCTCTACTGAAAGCTTTATCCATGGGCTAGATGAAAAG ACAAGTGCATCTTTGAAATTCACAGTGCTAAACCCTAAGGGAAGGATTTGGACTATGGTTGCTGGAGGAGGTGCAAGTGTCATCTATGCAGATACG GTTGGAGATCTTGGTTATGCTTCTGAGCTCGGTAACTATGCCGAATATAGTGGAGCACCCAATGAAGAGGAGGTATTGCAGTATGCGAGAGTTGTAATTGAT TGTGCAACTTCTGATCCTGATGGCCATAAGAGAGCCCTTGTAATTGGAGGCGGCATCGCCAACTTCACTGATGTTGCTGCTACATTCAATGGCATAATTCGAGCTTTAAAAGAGAAG GAATCAAAGCTCAAAGCAGCAAGGATGAGCATTTATGTGAGGAGAGGAGGACCCAACTACCAAAAGGGTCTTGCAAAGATGCGAGCACTCGGAGATGAAATTGGCATCCCAATCGAG GTTTATGGACCAGAAGCTACAATGACTGGCATATGCAAACAGGCAATAGAATGCATCACTGCAGCTGCATAG